GGTAGGAAAAGTATTGCTTATGGTTAAATTCTTCAAAAAATGAGGAGTAGCTGTGATCAATTTTATCTCGAGATTGCGCTCATCATTAGCTTTTACACCTAAGGAGTCAATGGATTTTTTCCCCTCAATTATGTCTTTTCCATTCTCAACATTTTCAAATAAAGTCGAATATTCCGAAGCCACTTTTGGGTCTACCAAACGCTTCATAGTGAAAACAAAATCTTCTGCAGTGAGCTTTGTTCCATCGGACCATTTTAAGTTTTTCCTCAAGGTAAAATGATATGTTTTCCCATCGGCACTGATCATCCAACTTTCTGCAGCAGCTGGCAACACATGTCCGTCGATGCTATTTCGGACAAGCCCTTCAAACAGTTGTAAAATAATTGCCTCGCAGACCTTTTCATTGCATTTTTGTGGATCAAGGGTTTTTGGATCACTTAAATTGCCGATATTCAGCTCTTGCTCTTTTGCAACCAAAGGATTTTTCGCTGTGTCAGCAAATGCACATTGCGCTAAAATAAAAGATACGAGAAAATATCCACGCAATATCAACAACATAAGTCCTCTGCATTACATATAAAGATTTCTGAGACTCACAAATATCAAATTTTTTAGGTTTTAGCCAGCTAGTCAGCACAAAAGTTAAGGGAATCTAAGAATGACCAAAAATATAACAAAGATGATTTCAACTTGAGTCTCTTATAAGCTTGCGCTATGGGATAACTTGACTTTTTGGGTCTAACTACAAAGGAGAAATTATGACTTTCACATCTTCCGCAGTTTCTTTAGAATGGAACCGCAACAATCTTATCCTCACCCGTGGAGCGAGCCAAATTGTAATCGCTGCAGAAAAAGTGCAAAACTTACGCACACAAGACACAGAAACAGGATTTATTGAGTATTTCCGCACAACTGCTTTAGAAAATCGTGAAGCACGCCGTGTATTCCAGTCTTGGGAACGCAAAGACAAAGAACTTCTCAATAAAATTTACAAGGAAATGATTTCGTAAGTAAATTTGGCATATACATATAAATAAAAAAAAGCATTGAATAAAATCAATGCTTTAAATTTCAATACTTTACAAGGTGAAATTTATGAATCAAACAAGCCCATCCGCTTCACATCCTTATGTTAACATCGCTTATTATAAATTCGTTCAGATCGAAAATCCAAGTGCACTACGTGAAACTCTTTTAAAATTTTGTAATAATTTGCATATTAAAGGAACAATCATTCTTGCGCATGAAGGAATCAATTCTTGTTTAGTAGGTAGCGATAATGCAATTCAAAAATATATCGATTATATGCATGCCGATCCACGCTTTTCAGATGTTGAATTTAAAAAAAGTTATAGCGATCATATTCCATTTCGCCGCATGATTATTAAAGTAAAAAAAGAAATTATACCTATGGGTATGGACTCTATTAAACCAGCACATTTTACTGGTAAATATGTCGATTCCCTCGAGCTTAAAAAATGGCTCGATTCCGGTGAAGAACTTGTCATTTTAGACACACGCAATGATTATGAAGTTGACCTTGGAACTTTTCGTGGAGCGATTGATCCCCGCTTGAAACAATTCCGTGAATTTCCACAATGGATAAAAGACAATTTTTCTCAACATAAAAATAAAAAAGTTGTTACATTCTGTACAGGTGGTATCCGCTGTGAAAAAGCAACAGCATTTATGCGTCAAGAAGGTTTTGAGGAAGTTTATCAATTGCAAGGTGGTATTCTTAAATATTTTGAAGAAACTGCTAATAAAACTCCAAATGAAGACAATTATTATGACGGTGATTGTTTCGTTTTTGACTACAGAGTCGCTGTTGATAAAAAACTTAACGAAACAAAATATGAAATCTGTTACGGCTGCTGGTCGCCCTTGAAACCAGAAGATCTCAGCAGTGATAAATTTAAAAAAGATCTTTATTGCCCACATTGCCATGATAAATATTTTGCCCGCGAAGCTAAACGATCAGAAATAATGCGCAAAAATAATATGCAAGCTTTGCTTGTTCGCCAGGAACGCGCTAAAGAAGTACGCTCTAAATGGGAAAAAGAAAACAACTGTCAGAACAATAATAATCTTTAATTTTGCTCAAGTAATTTTTGAAGAATATTGGGATTATCCCAAAAAATGGCATGGCCAGATTTGGGATAAATCTCTGTGATATCTGCAAAGTGTTTTTTTAAATATTTTATATTTATCCTAGGATCTTTTGCACCAACCAATATTTTTACTTTTTCACGCTGTTTTTCAACACATTCTTTGGGGCTAACTCCTTTCATTTCCATTAAAGATGCAAAACTGATTTCCCGCATATTACCATTCGCACGTAAAAATCCTTCAATCACGGGTTCAATTTTTTGAAAACTATGTGTATGATTGGGTACAATTCCACCTTTTTTTAAACAATCAATTGCCTCGTCATAAGTGTAAAATTTTTTAATTATAAGACGTGCTACTTTGTTAAATAGATATGCTTTGCGCATGTTACCTTGTATATACGAAACAGGTGTGCAACTATCGATATATATTTTTTTAATACCAGAATAACGCTCAAGCAATTCTATTGCTATGGATCCTCCCATTGACCAACCGTAGACAGTCACCCCCTGTGCACCTAATATAGATAAAAACTCTATAATACAATCGCTGTAACCTTGCACAGTATACGCATAATCTAAATCATGCGTTGCATTTTCACTGCCCCCATGTCCCAATAAGTCAATCGCAATAATTCTAAAATCATTATTTAAAAGCTCTATTTGCTTATAAAATACTTCTTTACAGACAGAAAGACCATGAATAAACAGTAAGATATCTTTATTTAATTTATTATCATAGTAACAAATTTTCCCGTAGCGTGAATAAAAATTAAATACATTTTTAATTTCCATAAACCACCTAGATAAAAATAATTTAAATAAATCTCAATAAAAATTAGGATCTGATTATAAAGTAGCATGAAGCAAAAAATTATTTTTCCTACTCAGTTATTTTTTCTAGTAGGAAAATATAAAACTTGACATATCTATTAGTATTAAATATAGAGAACTTCTACCTACATTGTTTTCACAATGGAACTTACTAGATCTTTAGGACTTTTTTAAATGCTTTCATTCATACTCTTAACAAATCTCCGTATTAAGCGAAATTAAATCGTTTATATATATTTAAGTCAGTGTTTTATCATAGGATTTATTTGCACAATATTTATTGGCTTCATTTTTTGTAATAAAATTTATTTCCTTCTTAAACTTTAATGACTTATATTACCATATACATTTTTTTTATTATGAATTTAAGTAATATTTCTTAATAGAAAGAGCTTTCAAATGATTTTAGAACGTTTTAAAATTGAAAAATATTTTATAGTATTTTTAGTGCTTTTTGAATTCACGGTTTATCTTTCCAATGATATGATTATGCCAGGAATGCTGCAAGTGACTCAAGAATTCAATGAGTTATCTGCAAATATTCCTCTTGCTCTCACTGCATTTTTACTTGGAGGGGCAAGTATTCAACTTATTTTAGGACCTCTCTCTGATAGCTTTGGTCGACGAAACCTGATGGTCTTTGGCGCAGGCTTTTTCCTTTTTAGTTCCATATGTCTATATTTCTCTAGCAGTTTTTCAGAATTTATTTTCTTTCGTTTTTTGCAAGGGATGGGCACATGTTTTATCGGTGTGCTCGGTTACGTAACAGTACAGGAATTATTTTCTGAAAAAGAAGCGGTTGTAACCATTTCTCTTATGGCAAATGTGGCTCTCATTGCTCCTTTATTAGGACCTTTACTGGGTGGCGCATATCTGGAATTTTTTGCTTGGCGGGGAATTTTTTTAATCACTTCTGTTCTGTCTTTAATAAGCTTTATTGGACTGTATTTCTTTATGCCAGAAACTGCGCACTTTCAATTCATAAAAATTAAGAAATTTACTAAAAAAGCTGACCTAAGCATGCTACCTAATTTAAATATTTTGAATATTTTTAAAACGATGAAAAATATCTTAAAAAATAAAACTTTTCTTTCTGGCTGCTGTTTAGCTGGTTTAAACGGTGTTCCTATTTTATCGTGGATAGCACTCTCCCCAAATATATTAATGGAAAAATTGGAACTTTCATCTGCTCTCTATGGCTTTTGTCAAGTGCCTGTATTTGGAGGCATCATTTTAGGTACACTTTGTGTTTCCAAATTATTAAATAGATTTTCTCTACAGGAAATGGTACAAAAAGGGTCAATTTTTATATTTATTTCTATTCTTATAATGGGAATATCAAGCATAATCTTTAAAGACAATCTCTTCATATTAATTCTGCCAATGAGCTTATATGGTATTGGATTAGGTGCATACAATTCTTCACTATATCGCTTAATACTATATTCAACCAATCAAGCTAAAGGTACTGTTGCATCTTTATTTAGTATCGTAACAGCTCTCTTTTTTGCAGCTGGGACAAAAATTGTTTCCCTAATTGATACAACGCATCAAATTGTTGGCTTTGCATTATTTTGTTCTGTTTGCACTATACTCGCTTTACCTTTTTTGTTTCTTTTTTTAAAAAAATCGGAAAGGAAAGACTATGAAACGGTTTCTAAATAAAAATATTCTTATTACGGGTTCAGCAAACGGAATTGGCAAAGCAACAGCATTGCGAATTGCAACCGAAGGAGGAAACCTAGCTTTAATCGATAATAATTCTGAAAAACTTAAAGAATTATGCAATGAACTTAGCTTTTTTCCGATTAAATTTGTTTCTGCGGTCTGTGATATTTCTGATTATAATTTAGTAAAAATTTGCATTGATAAATTAGCAGAAGAACTTGGTGGATTAAATGGATTGAGTCACAATGCAGGAATATTACGTGTTTATAAAACTCTTGAAATGAATTTAAATCAATGGAATGAATTGATCTCAATTAACTTAACAGGCACTTTTAACGTTAATAAACACGCATTGCCTTGGCTTTTAAAAAACAAGACAAGTTATTTAGTAAACACGTCTTCATCTGCAAGTGAACAGCCACATCCTTGGCTTGCTGCTTATGCAGCAACAAAAGGAGCAATAAAATCGTTCACTCGTTCTTTATTTATTGAATATTTTCAACATGGTTTGCATGCAAATTGCGTTCTTCCCGGAGGCATCACCACCGACCTTGCAAATTCTTTTTCCTTTCCTGAAGGAGTGAATAAGGAATTAATTAAGACTTTAGACCCACTTGGACAAAAAATCTATGCAGAACCAGCAAAAGCAGCCAGCGTCATTGCGATGCTTTTATCCGAAGATGCAGAACATATAAATGGGACTGAAATTGCAATTGATGGTGGAAAAGTTTAAAGATATTTCCGAATTTCATAAGGCTTTTCCCAAAAGACAGCATGCCCTGCATCGGGATAAAATACAGTAATATCTTTAAAATGATCCTTGATATAATTCAAATTTATTCCTGGATCTTTTTCTCCAATTAAAAGTGTTACTTTATCTCTGTGTCTCTCAACACACTCTTTTGGGCTTATGCCAGAAAATTTTAATAAAGAATTAAACCAAATCTCTTTCATTTCTCCATTGCTACGTAAAACAGCTTTAACTATTTTATCAACCCTTTCGTTTGAGTGATTTTCATTGGCGATTATTCCACCTTTTTTAGCATATTCTATAGACTCAATTTCACTGAGATCCCTTTGCGCGATTAAATGAGTAGTTTCATGGTATTTGTATGCGCTCTCAAAATTCTTAGTTATGTAGGAAACTGGAGGGTAACCGTCAATGATTATTTTTTTCGTCTCAGGAAATCGCTCAAGTATATCAATTGCAATAGCTCCCCCCAAAGACCAGCCATATATCGTAATATTTTGCACTTTTAAATAACATAACAATTCGATAATAGAATCTGCAAAGCCTGAACTAGAATATGCCGCTTCAGCATATAAAGCATTTTCACTAGCACCATGTCCAAGAAGATCGACTGCTATTATGCGATAATCATTTTTTAACAATTCAACCTGTTGATAGAAAACTTCTTTACAGACAGAGAGGCCATGAATAAAAAGAAGAATTTTTTTATTTATTTTATTGTCGAAATAATGAATTTTTCCATTTTTGCCTTGAAAAAAAGAACAAAAAGTTTCCATTTTTTTAATCCCCAAAAAAAAAGGGAGCCTTTTAAGCCCCATTCCCATTTAAACGCAGCATGACATCATGCACACTGGCTACAACCCGTTTCCAAGGTTCATCCGCTAAGGTTGGAAAACTGTCACCACAGCAGTAGAGACCTTTGATTCCCATTTTTGTTTCTTTAACTTCAATATTTGCAGGAATATTATTCGGAATTGATTGAGCAACAGGCACTAAGACAATTCGTTCCGATATTTTATTTTGTGGTATACGTGCACCTTTTTTTATCTCTTCTGAAACTTCCGCTTTCAGCACACGCGCTGCTGCTCTGCGCAGTCGCGCAACCGCTTCACGAACAGCAGGAGCTTGCAGAGAATCTTCATAATCAAGCTGAGTCGAAAAAAGGAGACGTCCATCACACGTTAAAAACCCTTGCACACGTTCTACGGGAAAAAGCAGTCTATCGCAAGCACCGACATTCTCAGGCCAATTTTCGGACCGCACAGAGAGAAAGTCAGATATCTCTGAGACCACCAAAGAAAGCGGACGCACCTTTGATACAAAACGAGACTGTTCTGGAGAAAATTCTTCTTTTGCAATAATTCCTAAACACTGAACGAGCGGGATAGCAAAAATAAGTTTGTCTGCTTGAATTGTTTTGTGAATTGGATTGACTTCATCTGCTAAAATTATATTAAAATTTGTTTCTTTATTGTGATGAACTCGTAGAACTTCACAGAGTGTCCGCACTTCAATTCCGCGTGCACGGAGAATTTTTTCAATAAATAATTCAAGCCCCATTTTTCGCTTAAAAGATTTTGGTAAAGGATCCTTATAATTATTAAAAAATATCCATAAAGTTTTACAAACTTGAATAAATGATGATTTTTCCCACTCTGGTCCAACGATAGATGAAAAAATTGAACCCAACGTTTCTTTACTGCTTTTCGTAAGTTCATTCCATTGAGAGGATTTTTCAAAGGGTGTGTTATTTCTGTCTATATTATCTTCGTGGGTATCCTGATTTGGAGAATAAAAATCAAATGCAAACGAACGGAGTAATTCCGCTTCTCTTTTTGTTAATATTTCCGAAGAACCAGTGAGCAATTGTGCGTCACTTACAAAATCTTTTTTAACAAAAAAACAGCGATTTCTTCTATCTATTTCGCTATCTTCCAATCGATTCATAAATTCTTCACATTGGTTTTTCTCATCTTCTGTTAAATGCGACAAAATATGTCTCAACATCGCATTTAAAGATTCTACATTCATAATTTCAAATCCAGGACCACTTAAATTCTGGCACTGGCTCGAATGCAATAAAATTTCCTGATTTATTTCTTCGCATGATTTTCCCGAAAAATTTAGGGGAGAAGAAAAAAAATTACGACCACCAAGCTGAGGCTGTTGCTCAATTAATACGATTTTTCCGTGCTCTTTATGACTCTCTCTAGAAAGACGAAGTGCAAGCAATATTCCTGTAAGACCGCCACCAACAATCGCAATATCGTATTGAGAGTTGTTACTTTCTAGTTTGCTTGACATATTTGTTACCTTTGCAATTATTCTTCTTCTTTTATTTTAATAATTTCTTGAAGCCGTTCTTCCGCTATATTTTCTTGATTTATATTATGCAATTGCTCTTCATCTCTTTTTTGTTCTCGAGCTTTGAGGTCTGCTATCATACTTGCATCGGTTGAATCACCTTCTCCTTCACGGAAACTCAATCCTTTTAAAATACCAAGGTAACTGCGGTAACGTTCATATGAGATTTTAGCTTCTTCCAATGCATTTTTCACTCCACAGTTGGGTTCATGATCATGCGAGCACTCTCTATATTTGCACTTATAAGGACGGAATTCTGGAAAACAATGGCTTAAAGTAATGGCATCGTATTGACTGATATTAAAAGAACGAATTCCAGGGGTGTCAATTGCATATGCACCGATATCGAGCTGCAATAAGCTGTTATAAGTTGTCGTATGCCGTCCTTTATAAAATATTTCGGGATTGTCATCGACTATTTGTTCGAATTCAGGACGCATGAGATTGAGCACACTGCTTTTGCCAACCCCAGAGTGTCCAGCAAAACCAACAAGCTTCCCTTTAAACAATTTACGTAATTGTTTAACTGCTTCAGGGGTTTTTTTCGGTTTTAATGCACATATTTCAACTACTTCATAGCCAATGTTACGATAAATTTCGACTCTTCTTTTATAGATTTCAAGAAATTCTTTATTTGCCAAACTTGTATTTGTTAAAAGATCTACTTTATTTAGGACTATTACAACTGGAATATTCTCAAGCTCTGCTTGCACCAAAAAACGATCGACCAGACCCCAACGTACTTCTGGATTCAGCACAGAAGCAACGATGACAACGAGATCAATATTGGCAAGCATAACGTGTTCCCATTCAGGATGCATAGGATCTTTGCGAGATATTTTGCTCGTGCGCATAAAGGCATGTTGCACAACACCCCGAGGCAAATCAGAATCAAGTGGTTGCCCATCTTGGTCATATTCAATACCGATATCTGGTTCAAATAATATCCTATCACCAACCACTACAAAATTTCTTTCCTTGTGAGCTCGCTGGAAGTGTCTTTTTGCCACCGAACAGAGCCATAAATTTTCTGTTTCAGGCATTCCTTTTTCATTTTCTTCTGCAATAAAAATATTTCTTTTTTGCACTTCAATCACACGCCCACGGCGCATACCATTTTTTATTAAGCTTTTTATCTGTTCTTTGATTGCAATTTTTGTTTTATCTTGATCAGGATTATCAATAATCCAATCATCTTCATTACGGCCACGTACGGATCTTTTTTCTTTTTTTATTTTTTCAATCTTTTGAAAATGATCACGTCGCTCATCTTGATTGATATAATTTTTACCACGAGCCACGTATCTACTCCCTATTGAAGTTTGTTTATAATATGTTTATACATCATCCCGCTACGCTTGGAAACCAATCTACAAACGGTGTGTGATTCTTATGGAACATGAAAGCAACATTGACAATAGCTCTCTTAAATTTCTTCGCAAAGACGCTCTTGAGCGCCTCGAGTGGAATAAAATAACTAAATTTCTTTCCGAATTCTCAACTTCTCCTCACACAAAAAAGCATTTGTTACAATTAGATCCTTGGCTTGAAAACAGTGAAAGAGATTTCTTTTTCACAACAACAGCTGAAATGCTTGAATTGACAACCCAAGGAAACAGTTTGGGGCTTGAATCCTTTGATTTAGAGATGTTTGCGAAACCTTTAAAACGAGGAGCATTGCTCTCCCCTCTCAGTTTATTTCAAATTCTCATTGTTTTAAAACTTTGCCATATACTGCAAGGTTTTTTTAGATTCGAAAAAACGAGAATTCAACGCTTTCCAAAACTTTATGAATTGATTTCATCTTTATCAGCACAGATGAATTTACAAACTAAATTACAAAAAAGCGTTGATATTGATGGAAATATTCTTTCTTCAGCATCACCTGAGTTGCACTCTGCCCGCAGCCGCCTAGAAAATGCTAAGCGGCGGATTGTTGAGCATCTCGAAGAAATCCTTAGAAGGCAAGAAGTGAAAAACGCTGTGCAAGACAGTGTTTGGATGTTACGTGATGGACGTTATGTACTTCCAGTTAGAGCTGATCGTAAAGGTGATATCGATGGTATCCCACGAGGTGTGAGCCAATCAGGCTCAACGGTTTTTTTAGAACCCCATGCCCTAGCTCAACAACATACGCATCTTGAGAAAGCACAAAGCGATGTTGAAATAGAAGAACAGAGAATCATTAAGGAACTCTCGAAAGATTGTTTCCTTGCCTGTGACGAAATTTTAAATTCAGCAGATATTCTTACCCAATTAGATAATATTTCCGCACGCACACGTTTTGCTGGAGCGATCACTGGAATTCAACCAATCTTTTTAACGGCTAATGAGTATACAAAACGTTTTTCTTTAATCGAAGCAAAGCATCCGCTTTTTATACTCGAAAAGAAAAATTGTATTCCAAACGATCTTGAATTAAAACCACAAAAAAATGAAGAAATCTCTCCTAAAATTTGGGTACTTAGCGGTCCCAATGCGGGTGGTAAAACAGTTGCTATGAAGACCGTAGGTGTGACTGTTTTAATGGCTAAAGCAGGTCTTTTTGTTGCGTGTGAAAAAGCAGAAATGCTCGATTATGAAAATATATTTGTTGAATTGGGTGACAGGCAAAATCGTGAAGAAGATCTTTCAACATTCTCGGGACACCTCGCACAAATTAAAAAGGTAACAGAAGCTGCCAATGAAACTTCACTTATTTTACTAGATGAAGGATTTGTTGGAACCGACCCTGCAATTGGTGTGGCCATGGCAAGAGCAACTCTTGAATTGTTTGCTGAAAAACAAGCAACTGTGATTATCACAACCCACTTTTCCAATTTAAAAACCTTGGCTGATGGTGATTCGCGGTTTTATAATGGCAGCATGGAATTTGAGCCGCATAAACTTTTGCCAACCTATAAGGTTTTATCTGGCATTCCCGGACAAAGTTATGCCATTGAGCTTGCAGAACGCATGGGCTTAAGTAAACAAATTATTGAAAAAGCTCGCCAATATTATGGCAACGAATCGCAAAGAATGGAAAATATTCTCCGCGATCTCCAATTAAAAAGAATTCAAATAAAAGAAGAATTAAGTCAACAAGTCGAATTGAGCAAAAAATTAGAATCGGAATTAAAAGCTTTAAAACATGAACGAGAAAAATTGTCAGAGTTGCGCAATGACCTTGTCAATGGCTACCGTAACAAACTGCAAAAACGCTTAAATGCTTATGCAAACAGACTCGACATCCGTGAGCGGCAATTTGAAAAACAAAAAGAAAGTTTATTACAAGATTTAAAACATGAATATGCAGAAAAATTAAAAAGCGTTGAAGGCTCTGCAGAACAGGAAAATACTTCTAGCACTAATAAGTATACAATCAACACAAAAGAAGCAATTCAAAAAGATGCTGCGAAACCTCAAAAACTTTCTGGTTTCGAAGCTCTAGCAGGTTTAAAACTGCCAAAGAAAAGTAAGACAGACGATAAAAATAGTTTTTCAACCCTTGATGAAC
The DNA window shown above is from Fluviispira vulneris and carries:
- the trhO gene encoding oxygen-dependent tRNA uridine(34) hydroxylase TrhO — protein: MNQTSPSASHPYVNIAYYKFVQIENPSALRETLLKFCNNLHIKGTIILAHEGINSCLVGSDNAIQKYIDYMHADPRFSDVEFKKSYSDHIPFRRMIIKVKKEIIPMGMDSIKPAHFTGKYVDSLELKKWLDSGEELVILDTRNDYEVDLGTFRGAIDPRLKQFREFPQWIKDNFSQHKNKKVVTFCTGGIRCEKATAFMRQEGFEEVYQLQGGILKYFEETANKTPNEDNYYDGDCFVFDYRVAVDKKLNETKYEICYGCWSPLKPEDLSSDKFKKDLYCPHCHDKYFAREAKRSEIMRKNNMQALLVRQERAKEVRSKWEKENNCQNNNNL
- a CDS encoding alpha/beta fold hydrolase — translated: MEIKNVFNFYSRYGKICYYDNKLNKDILLFIHGLSVCKEVFYKQIELLNNDFRIIAIDLLGHGGSENATHDLDYAYTVQGYSDCIIEFLSILGAQGVTVYGWSMGGSIAIELLERYSGIKKIYIDSCTPVSYIQGNMRKAYLFNKVARLIIKKFYTYDEAIDCLKKGGIVPNHTHSFQKIEPVIEGFLRANGNMREISFASLMEMKGVSPKECVEKQREKVKILVGAKDPRINIKYLKKHFADITEIYPKSGHAIFWDNPNILQKLLEQN
- a CDS encoding MFS transporter, with the protein product MILERFKIEKYFIVFLVLFEFTVYLSNDMIMPGMLQVTQEFNELSANIPLALTAFLLGGASIQLILGPLSDSFGRRNLMVFGAGFFLFSSICLYFSSSFSEFIFFRFLQGMGTCFIGVLGYVTVQELFSEKEAVVTISLMANVALIAPLLGPLLGGAYLEFFAWRGIFLITSVLSLISFIGLYFFMPETAHFQFIKIKKFTKKADLSMLPNLNILNIFKTMKNILKNKTFLSGCCLAGLNGVPILSWIALSPNILMEKLELSSALYGFCQVPVFGGIILGTLCVSKLLNRFSLQEMVQKGSIFIFISILIMGISSIIFKDNLFILILPMSLYGIGLGAYNSSLYRLILYSTNQAKGTVASLFSIVTALFFAAGTKIVSLIDTTHQIVGFALFCSVCTILALPFLFLFLKKSERKDYETVSK
- a CDS encoding SDR family NAD(P)-dependent oxidoreductase; the protein is MKRFLNKNILITGSANGIGKATALRIATEGGNLALIDNNSEKLKELCNELSFFPIKFVSAVCDISDYNLVKICIDKLAEELGGLNGLSHNAGILRVYKTLEMNLNQWNELISINLTGTFNVNKHALPWLLKNKTSYLVNTSSSASEQPHPWLAAYAATKGAIKSFTRSLFIEYFQHGLHANCVLPGGITTDLANSFSFPEGVNKELIKTLDPLGQKIYAEPAKAASVIAMLLSEDAEHINGTEIAIDGGKV
- a CDS encoding alpha/beta fold hydrolase codes for the protein METFCSFFQGKNGKIHYFDNKINKKILLFIHGLSVCKEVFYQQVELLKNDYRIIAVDLLGHGASENALYAEAAYSSSGFADSIIELLCYLKVQNITIYGWSLGGAIAIDILERFPETKKIIIDGYPPVSYITKNFESAYKYHETTHLIAQRDLSEIESIEYAKKGGIIANENHSNERVDKIVKAVLRSNGEMKEIWFNSLLKFSGISPKECVERHRDKVTLLIGEKDPGINLNYIKDHFKDITVFYPDAGHAVFWEKPYEIRKYL
- a CDS encoding NAD(P)-binding protein, yielding MSSKLESNNSQYDIAIVGGGLTGILLALRLSRESHKEHGKIVLIEQQPQLGGRNFFSSPLNFSGKSCEEINQEILLHSSQCQNLSGPGFEIMNVESLNAMLRHILSHLTEDEKNQCEEFMNRLEDSEIDRRNRCFFVKKDFVSDAQLLTGSSEILTKREAELLRSFAFDFYSPNQDTHEDNIDRNNTPFEKSSQWNELTKSSKETLGSIFSSIVGPEWEKSSFIQVCKTLWIFFNNYKDPLPKSFKRKMGLELFIEKILRARGIEVRTLCEVLRVHHNKETNFNIILADEVNPIHKTIQADKLIFAIPLVQCLGIIAKEEFSPEQSRFVSKVRPLSLVVSEISDFLSVRSENWPENVGACDRLLFPVERVQGFLTCDGRLLFSTQLDYEDSLQAPAVREAVARLRRAAARVLKAEVSEEIKKGARIPQNKISERIVLVPVAQSIPNNIPANIEVKETKMGIKGLYCCGDSFPTLADEPWKRVVASVHDVMLRLNGNGA
- the rsgA gene encoding ribosome small subunit-dependent GTPase A, yielding MARGKNYINQDERRDHFQKIEKIKKEKRSVRGRNEDDWIIDNPDQDKTKIAIKEQIKSLIKNGMRRGRVIEVQKRNIFIAEENEKGMPETENLWLCSVAKRHFQRAHKERNFVVVGDRILFEPDIGIEYDQDGQPLDSDLPRGVVQHAFMRTSKISRKDPMHPEWEHVMLANIDLVVIVASVLNPEVRWGLVDRFLVQAELENIPVVIVLNKVDLLTNTSLANKEFLEIYKRRVEIYRNIGYEVVEICALKPKKTPEAVKQLRKLFKGKLVGFAGHSGVGKSSVLNLMRPEFEQIVDDNPEIFYKGRHTTTYNSLLQLDIGAYAIDTPGIRSFNISQYDAITLSHCFPEFRPYKCKYRECSHDHEPNCGVKNALEEAKISYERYRSYLGILKGLSFREGEGDSTDASMIADLKAREQKRDEEQLHNINQENIAEERLQEIIKIKEEE
- a CDS encoding endonuclease MutS2, producing the protein MEHESNIDNSSLKFLRKDALERLEWNKITKFLSEFSTSPHTKKHLLQLDPWLENSERDFFFTTTAEMLELTTQGNSLGLESFDLEMFAKPLKRGALLSPLSLFQILIVLKLCHILQGFFRFEKTRIQRFPKLYELISSLSAQMNLQTKLQKSVDIDGNILSSASPELHSARSRLENAKRRIVEHLEEILRRQEVKNAVQDSVWMLRDGRYVLPVRADRKGDIDGIPRGVSQSGSTVFLEPHALAQQHTHLEKAQSDVEIEEQRIIKELSKDCFLACDEILNSADILTQLDNISARTRFAGAITGIQPIFLTANEYTKRFSLIEAKHPLFILEKKNCIPNDLELKPQKNEEISPKIWVLSGPNAGGKTVAMKTVGVTVLMAKAGLFVACEKAEMLDYENIFVELGDRQNREEDLSTFSGHLAQIKKVTEAANETSLILLDEGFVGTDPAIGVAMARATLELFAEKQATVIITTHFSNLKTLADGDSRFYNGSMEFEPHKLLPTYKVLSGIPGQSYAIELAERMGLSKQIIEKARQYYGNESQRMENILRDLQLKRIQIKEELSQQVELSKKLESELKALKHEREKLSELRNDLVNGYRNKLQKRLNAYANRLDIRERQFEKQKESLLQDLKHEYAEKLKSVEGSAEQENTSSTNKYTINTKEAIQKDAAKPQKLSGFEALAGLKLPKKSKTDDKNSFSTLDERAQKFRAPRHMSSRSLLDEARESLELLNDSFDDIEENLEDDIRSLEDLEQNTKAKAKKATGTAQSIQAQGRTADHWQVGMKVKSAKFKETGTVLRTADGKGQVECQFGIMKIKIPFHELNESDKQNNKVTKNSFNTNLKFKTKSQVSTQKKFNNVHDSEIPPTLQHSGNTINLRGKTVDEALDKLDIELDKMSRLEVDRVVIIHGHGMGKVKESVRKFLESANYKLKFRGGRQGEGGDGVTIVEFEK